The Hymenobacter sp. DG01 sequence ACTTGCCCAGCTTCTTGAGGGCGTCGCGCACCTGCAGGGCCAGCTCGCGGGCGGGCACCAGCACAATCACCTGCACGGCGTCCAGCTTCAGGTCCAGCTGCTGCAGCACCGAGAGGCCGTAGGCGGCCGTTTTGCCCGAGCCCGTGGGGGCCTGTCCGGCCACGTCCTGCCCGGCCAGGGCCATGGGCACTACCTGCTCCTGCACGGGGGTAGGGGCCTGGAATTGCAGTTCTTCCAGGGCTTGCAGCAGCTCAGGGGTAAGGCCCAGGTCGGCGAAGGTGAGGGTAGTCGAAGTCATAAGCGGGTTGTTCGTCCCGCAAAGGTAGCCGGATTTGGGCTGGAAACAGGGGTAGCAAATTCAAGCCTGGTTACGCGTCCTACCCCATTTTGCGCCCCAAAGCCTTCTACTGCGCCGAAAAACGGTAAGCGGCGGGCGTTTGGCCGGTTTTGCTTTTGAACAGGCGGGTGAAGTACTGCGGGTACTCGAAGCCCAGCTGAAAGGCGGTTTCGTTGATGGAGAGGGAGGTAGTGAGCAGCAGGCGTTTGGCTTTTTCGATGAGGTGATGATGAATGTGCTGCTGGGTGTTCTGGCCGGTGAGGGTGCGCAGCATGTCGCTGAGGTAGGCCGGCGAGACATGGAGCGCATCGGCGAAGTACTGCACCGAGGGCAGACTCTGCTCGGTTTCCTGGGCAAAGTACCCGGTCAGCAACTCCTCGAAGCGGGTAAGCAAATCGTGCTCAGCCGTGCGGCGCGTCAGAAACTGGCGGTGGTAGAAGCGGTTGGCGTAGCTCAGCAGCACCTCGAGCTGGGAAACCAACACATCCTGGCTAAAGGCATCAATGGGCAGCTCGTATTCGGCGCGGATGCCTTGCAGCAGGTTTTCCAGCAGTCCTTGTTCTTTGGCTGAAAGGTGCAACGCCTCGTTGGCCTGGTAGGAGAAAAAGCCAAGACTACCGATTTTCTTCCCTAGCGGATACTTCAGCAGCAAGTCGGGGTGAAAGACCAGCATCAAACCTTCTATCTGCGACACGTCCAGCGTTTCGTCGG is a genomic window containing:
- a CDS encoding AraC family transcriptional regulator, encoding MKHPTSEFQVLNTVTDYARFYGLPAPAHPLLTVIDLEYARCLPRVTTPVVQQLYTVALKRGLKGGTIYYGRQSYDFSEGVLFFLGPGQVFAADETLDVSQIEGLMLVFHPDLLLKYPLGKKIGSLGFFSYQANEALHLSAKEQGLLENLLQGIRAEYELPIDAFSQDVLVSQLEVLLSYANRFYHRQFLTRRTAEHDLLTRFEELLTGYFAQETEQSLPSVQYFADALHVSPAYLSDMLRTLTGQNTQQHIHHHLIEKAKRLLLTTSLSINETAFQLGFEYPQYFTRLFKSKTGQTPAAYRFSAQ